Proteins encoded by one window of Scatophagus argus isolate fScaArg1 chromosome 4, fScaArg1.pri, whole genome shotgun sequence:
- the cdc45 gene encoding cell division control protein 45 homolog — translation MFITDIRKEFYEVVANQRVALLVASDIDALCACKILQALFHCDQVQYTLVPVSGWQDLGTAFLEHKEQFRHFVLINCGANVDLLEMLQPDDDTIFFICDTHRPVDVVNVYNDTQIKLLIKQDDDLGVPSYDDIFRDEDDEDGGDSGNESEGSEPSGKRRRFDEGAVERRIERQRAKREWEARRREILFDYEQYEYHGTSAAMMFFELAWVLTKDTKDMLWWAIIGLTDQWVHDKVTHMKYVTDVATMQRHVSRHNHRNEDEENSLSIDCMRISFEYDLRLTLYQHWSLYESICNSCYTSCHFKLWTLNGQKKLQEFLADMGLPLKQVRQKFNSMDMSIKENLRDVIEESSNKYGMKDIRIQTFGVHFGFKNRFLASDMVHATAALLESTEKDESDSDNFIKALDSLSRSNLDCLHSGIDLAKKKLIAVQQTVASCICTNLILSQGPFLYCYLMEGTPDVKLFSKPMALTLLSKYLLKAFVHSTRNKRCKLLPLIMAAPKDVEKGTVIVVGIPPESETSDKKNFFGRAFEKAAESTSSRTLHDHFDTSVIELKTEDRSKFLDALITLLS, via the exons atgttcATCACCGACATAAGAAAGGAATTTTATGAAGTTGTTGCCAACCAG AGAGTCGCACTCTTGGTGGCATCGGACATCGACGCTCTCTGCGCCTGTAAGATACTGCAG GCACTGTTCCACTGTGACCAGGTCCAGTATACACTTGTGCCAGTTTCAGGCTGGCAGGACCTTGGCACTGCCTTCCTTGAACACAAAGAGCAG TTCCGCCACTTTGTTCTTATCAACTGCGGTGCAAATGTTGACCTCCTTGAGATGCTGCAGCCAGATGATGACAccatcttcttcatctgtgaCACTCACCGGCCCGTAGATGTGGTCAATGTCTACAATGACACCCAG ATAAAGCTACTAATTAAACAGGATGATGACCTTGGTGTGCCCTCATATGATGACATCTTTcgagatgaagatgatgaggacGGAGGTGACTCTGGAAATGAGAGTGAAGGCTCAGAGCCATCCGGGAAACGGAGGAGGTTTGATGAA GGGGCAGTTGAGAGGAGAATTGAAAGGCAGCGAGCTAAGAGGGAGTGGGAGGCACGAAG GAGGGAAATCTTGTTTGACTACGAACAGTATGAATATCATGGAACTTCT GCTGCAATGATGTTTTTTGAGCTGGCGTGGGTGTTGACTAAAGACACCAAAGACATGCTCTG GTGGGCCATCATTGGGCTGACAGACCAGTGGGTTCATGATAAAGTCACACA TATGAAGTATGTGACCGACGTTGCCACAATGCAGCGGCACGTTTCCCGGCATAACCATCgaaatgaggatgaggagaattCCCTGTCTATTGACTGTATGAGGATCTCCTTTGAATATGA CCTTCGCCTAACCCTCTACCAGCACTGGTCCCTGTATGAGAGCATCTGTAATTCCTGTTACACGTCATGCCACTTTAAGCTTTGGACATTAAATGGACAAAAGAAACTCCAGGAGTTCCTCGCTGACATGGG GCTACCTCTGAAGCAAGTGAGGCAGAAATTCAACTCCATGGACATGTCAATCAAAGAGAATCTAAGGGACGTGATTGAGGAGTCTTCCAATAAATACGG TATGAAGGATATTCGCATCCAGACATTTGGCGTGCACTTTGGCTTCAAGAACCGCTTCCTTGCCAGTGACATGGTGCATGCTACTGCTGCCTTGCTGGAAAGCACTGAGAAAGATGAGAGCGACAGTGACAACTTCATCAAGGCTCTGGACTCTCTTTCCAG GAGCAACCTTGATTGTCTACATTCAGGCATTGACCTGGCTAAGAAAAAGCTGATAGCCGTCCAGCAGACTGTAGCCAGCTGCATCTGTACCAACCTCATCCTGTCCCAGGGACCTTTCCTCTACTGCTACCTCATGGAG GGAACACCTGATGTAAAGCTCTTCTCCAAGCCGATGGCCTTGACTTTGCTCAGCAAGTACCTCCTAAAGGCTTTTGTCCATTCT ACAAGGAACAAGCGCTGCAAACTGCTTCCCCTCATAATGGCTGCTCCCAAGGATGTGGAGAAGGGAACTGTCATTGTTGTGGGAATCCCACCTGAGTCTGAAACATCTGACAAGAAGAA TTTTTTTGGCCGAGCATTTGAGAAAGCTGCAGAGAGCACCAGCTCCAGAACTCTTCATGACCACTTCGACACTTCAG tTATCGAGCTAAAGACGGAGGACAGGAGCAAGTTTCTGGATGCACTCATCACCCTCCTGTCATGA